The following proteins come from a genomic window of Lolium rigidum isolate FL_2022 chromosome 5, APGP_CSIRO_Lrig_0.1, whole genome shotgun sequence:
- the LOC124652143 gene encoding uncharacterized protein LOC124652143 yields the protein MPISAGIRAPPHGASLSVPGTGRRSRVHPPASVAAGGVRRRRLGVVVAAASSAASPDELHARGRHLHGFPEESSLWNLIKDVEPLDLSVVQRDVPPETVDAMKRTVSGMLGLLPSDQFSVVVEALWDPFFKLVISSIMTGYTLCNAEYRLSLERTLELSDDETECNERYNNEHSHSELDLGGPMAVMGLSEDGELTNESENRDDQLLPEKMGGLENLNAQAKEHILQLQSRLDSMEKELHELKRKNSSLQMQQFSGEDKNELLNYLRSLSPDTVIELSEPSCPGVQEAIHSVVHGLLATLSPKMHAKPPPPSENIIGGALNYGKGDDDRAELVEDVSLPFQPLISIPRDHLARLLFWCMLLGHYIRGLERRLELFQLLAVSSDARL from the exons ATGCCGATCTCCGCCGGCATCCGCGCGCCGCCGCACGGGGCGTCCCTGTCCGTGCCCGGGACCGGGAGGCGGTCCCGCGTCCATCCTCCGGCCTCCGTGGCGGCGGGCGGCGTCCGGCGCCGGCGGCTCGGGGTGGTGGTCGCGGCGGCCTCTTCGGCGGCCTCGCCCGACGAGCTCCACGCCCGCGGCAGGCATCTCCACGGCTTCCCCGAG GAATCTTCACTATGGAACTTGATAAAAGATGTGGAGCCTCTGGATCTAAGCGTAGTCCAGAGAGACGTTCCTCCCGAAACCGTGGACGCGATGAAGAGGACTGTTTCAGGCATGCTGGGTCTGCTCCCGTCCGACCAGTTCAGCGTTGTCGTGGAGGCCCTTTGGGATCCCTTCTTCAAGCTGGTCATATCTTCAATAATGACAGg GTACACTTTGTGCAACGCTGAATACAGGCTCTCTCTTGAAAGAACACTAGAGTTGTCTGATGATGAAACTGAATGCAACGAAAGATACAACAATGAACATAGTCATAGTGAACTTGATCTGGGAGGACCTATGGCTGTTATGGGATTGTCAGAAGATGGTGAATTGACCAATGAATCAGAAAATAGGGATGACCAATTATTACCGGAGAAGATGGGTGGACTAGAGAACTTAAATGCTCAAGCAAAAGAACATATTCTCCAATTGCAGTCTCGCTTGGATTCCATGGAAAAG GAGTTACATGAACTCAAGAGGAAAAATTCCTCCTTGCAAATGCAACAGTTTAGCGGAGAAGACAAAAATGAGTTGCTAAACTACTTGAGATCATTATCACCTGACACG GTTATCGAACTCTCAGAACCTTCCTGCCCCGGCGTGCAAGAAGCTATTCATTCCGTGGTACATGGTCTTCTAGCAACTCTCTCCCCTAAGATGCATGCAAAGCCCCCTCCACCATCGGAGAACATCATTGGTGGAGCCCTAAATTATGGAAAGGGAGATGATGACCGTGCTGAACTCGTGGAGGATGTGTCTCTCCCATTTCAGCCCCTTATATCCATTCCTCGGGATCATCTTGCGCGCCTCCTGTTCTG GTGTATGTTGCTGGGCCACTACATCCGAGGCCTTGAGCGCCGGTTAGAGCTTTTCCAGCTCCTAGCAGTGTCTAGTGACGCGAGGTTGTGA
- the LOC124652142 gene encoding receptor-like protein EIX2, with product MCSFGSPSIPAHTSLLAHHNAMAAASFLFLIILHAAVVPSVDSARDISNGTCFPADRVALLSFKDAITSDPRHLLVSWQQGHHDCCRWSGVTCSRRTGHVVKLDLGDRRPPEGVFIGAIGQHSLRGQVSSSLLALRGSLRYLDLGGNLLLGDAMAMPGFLGSLQSLTYLNLSYMGFYGKVPPQLGNLSKLLVLDIQSTHLYSKDISWLPRLRSLEYLNLALINLTGVSDWVHKVNALPNLVVLNLRYCKLCAPSSLLHHNLTVLEELNLDSNPFDSPVAPQWFWDATSLRSLKLGGCGLSGTFPDEVGNLTLLETFDLSGNNIKRIIPGTLQNLCNLRSLYLDYSNISVDISEVIQKIPNCSWRNLQELTLAYNNITGTTLNFVSNLTSLRKLDVSDNQLSGSVPVEIGRLANLTELYLGKNEFAGVISENHFIGLMNLKSIDLSYNNLELIIDSRWVPPFNLHLAWFTSCHLGPQFPKWLRWHKSIGWLDISNTGLVGKIPDWFWTTFSDAIILAISLNQLSGELPPSLEFMSVIGISMHSNQLTGLIPKLPRKLELLDMSRNSFSGFAPSFQTPDLEVLVLFSNSITGTIPSSICRLRRLRILDLSNNLLSGEIPDCGGKDLKNQNSSINNPSRVNSVGYLSLKTVLLSNNSLSSGFPLLLRQCPSLVFLSLAQNKFTGQLPTWISESMPHLVMLRLRSNKFSGHIPNQIMELGVLSILDLSNNNFSGDIPQYLEKLKVLTGTTTPFNENPFEEYFWDEHHSAYMGPSDDSLSVVIKGQVLEYRKNVIYLMSIDLSCNSLSGEIPEELSSLSGLINLNLSSNLLSGNIPYKIGNLRSLESFDLSKNRLGGEIPQGLTNLTYLSYLNLSYNNLSGRIPSGHQLDILKTDDPASMYIGNPGLCGYPVPRECSGPRRDPPTSKDSARWSENGLFQMDFLLGSIVGFVAGIWLIFCGLLFMKRWRYDYFGLLDELYDRLYVISVVTWRKWFRSTYVH from the coding sequence ATGTGTTCGTTCGGCAGCCCGTCCATACCTGCGCACACAAGCCTACTAGCCCACCACAACGCCATGGCTGCAGCGAGCTTCCTCTTCCTAATCATCCTACATGCTGCAGTCGTCCCCTCTGTCGACAGCGCAAGGGACATATCCAACGGGACCTGCTTCCCTGCTGACAGGGTCGCGCTGCTCTCCTTCAAGGACGCCATCACGAGCGACCCGAGACATCTCCTCGTCTCGTggcagcaaggacaccacgactgCTGCCGGTGGAGCGGCGTCACCTGCAGCCGCCGGACAGGCCACGTCGTCAAACTCGACCTCGGCGACCGTCGTCCACCAGAGGGTGTGTTCATTGGTGCCATTGGACAGCATTCGCTGCGCGGACAGGTATCTTCTTCTTTGCTTGCTCTCCGAGGTAGTCTCAGGTATCTAGACCTGGGCGGGAATTTACTTCTCGGAGATGCAATGGCCATGCCGGGATTTCTGGGTTCTCTGCAGAGTTTGACGTATCTCAACCTCTCCTACATGGGTTTCTATGGTAAAGTCCCCCCTCAGCTAGGCAACCTCTCCAAACTGCTAGTCCTTGACATACAGTCCACTCATCTATACTCAAAGGATATATCTTGGTTACCACGTCTCCGCTCGCTAGAGTACCTTAACTTGGCCTTAATCAACCTCACCGGAGTCAGTGATTGGGTCCATAAAGTCAACGCCCTTCCCAATTTGGTTGTACTGAATCTCCGTTACTGTAAACTTTGTGCTCCATCATCACTTTTGCACCACAACCTCACAGTTCTTGAGGAGCTTAACCTCGATTCTAATCCTTTTGACAGTCCGGTTGCACCCCAGTGGTTCTGGGATGCAACTAGCCTCAGGAGCCTAAAGTTAGGGGGTTGTGGATTATCAGGCACATTTCCTGACGAGGTAGGAAACTTGACCTTGTTAGAGACCTTCGACCTATCAGGTAACAACATCAAGAGGATTATACCAGGGACACTACAAAATTTGTGTAATCTGAGGTCTCTATATCTCGACTACAGCAACATTAGTGTCGATATTTCAGAGGTAATACAAAAGATCCCCAACTGTTCTTGGAGGAATTTACAAGAGCTGACTCTGGCATATAACAACATCACTGGCACGACATTAAATTTTGTGTCAAACCTAACTAGCTTAAGAAAGCTTGATGTCAGTGACAACCAGTTGAGTGGTTCAGTGCCTGTGGAGATTGGAAGGCTTGCAAATTTGACTGAATTATACCTTGGAAAAAATGAATTTGCTGGTGTGATATCAGAAAATCATTTTATTGGTTTGATGAATTTAAAGTCCATTGACTTATCATATAATAATTTGGAGCTCATTATTGACTCACGCTGGGTACCTCCATTCAACTTGCATTTAGCGTGGTTTACATCTTGTCATTTGGGTCCCCAGTTTCCTAAGTGGCTTCGATGGCACAAGAGCATTGGTTGGCTTGACATTTCAAACACAGGTCTAGTTGGCAAGATCCCAGATTGGTTTTGGACTACCTTTTCTGATGCTATAATTTTGGCAATCTCCTTGAACCAACTTAGCGGCGAGTTACCACCCAGTCTTGAGTTCATGTCAGTGATTGGAATTTCAATGCATTCAAACCAACTGACTGGTTTGATACCCAAGTTACCAAGAAAGCTTGAGTTATTGGATATGTCAAGAAACTCTTTTAGTGGGTTCGCGCCAAGTTTCCAAACACCGGATCTGGAAGTTTTAGTTCTTTTTTCCAATTCTATAACCGGAACTATTCCATCGTCAATTTGTCGATTGAGAAGATTGCGGATCTTAGATCTTTCAAACAATCTACTTTCAGGGGAGATTCCTGATTGTGGCGGAAAAGATCTGAAAAATCAGAACTCATCTATCAACAACCCTTCAAGAGTCAATTCAGTGGGTTATTTAAGTTTGAAAACTGTCCTACTAAGCAACAACAGTCTTTCAAGTGGATTTCCGTTATTGCTACGACAATGTCCAAGTCTTGTTTTCCTCAGTCTGGCTCAAAACAAATTTACTGGACAGCTACCTACATGGATTAGTGAATCCATGCCTCATTTGGTTATGCTACGATTAAGATCGAACAAATTTTCTGGTCACATTCCAAATCAAATAATGGAACTTGGTGTTCTCTCTATTCTGGATCTATCCAACAATAATTTTTCTGGGGACATACCACAGTATCTAGAAAAGTTAAAAGTTTTGACCGGCACTACGACTCCTTTCAATGAGAATCCTTTTGAGGAATATTTTTGGGACGAGCACCATTCAGCTTATATGGGACCCTCCGATGATAGCTTGTCGGTGGTAATAAAAGGGCAAGTACTTGAGTATAGGAAGAATGTTATATATTTGATGAGCATTGACTTATCTTGCAACAGTTTATCTGGAGAAATCCCAGAGGAACTGAGCTCCCTCTCTGGTCTCATAAATTTGAATTTATCTTCAAACTTGTTGAGCGGAAATATCCCATATAAGATTGGCAACCTTCGATCGCTGGAGTCTTTTGACCTCTCAAAGAACAGACTTGGTGGTGAAATTCCTCAGGGCTTAACAAATTTGACATACTTGAGCTATTTAAACTTGTCATATAATAATCTTTCGGGAAGAATACCCTCAGGACATCAACTAGACATCCTGAAGACAGATGATCCAGCTTCTATGTACATTGGTAATCCAGGTCTTTGTGGATATCCAGTTCCAAGGGAATGTTCTGGTCCTCGTAGAGATCCACCAACTAGCAAAGATTCAGCAAGATGGTCTGAAAATGGTTTGTTTCAAATGGATTTCCTTCTAGGATCAATCGTCGGTTTTGTGGCGGGCATTTGGCTGATATTTTGTGGGCTTCTCTTCATGAAGAGGTGGAGGTACGATTATTTTGGGCTACTCGACGAGCTATATGACAGGTTGTATGTCATTTCCGTTGTTACTTGGCGGAAATGGTTCAGGAGCACATACGTACATTAA